From the Flavobacterium galactosidilyticum genome, one window contains:
- the uraH gene encoding hydroxyisourate hydrolase — MKIKNLLLVLFLATASISFAQEAKYQLSSHILDITQGKPAPNVKITLSKQDKNAKWTNIDEKLTDKNGRIGDFIKADGKDHTGIYKLTFHTEPYFEKAGQKSFYPFIEIVFELKDNEHYHVPITLSPFGYSTYRGN, encoded by the coding sequence ATGAAAATAAAAAATCTCTTACTAGTATTATTTCTTGCTACTGCAAGTATTTCATTTGCTCAAGAAGCAAAATACCAACTGTCAAGTCATATTCTTGACATCACACAAGGAAAACCAGCTCCTAATGTTAAAATCACTTTATCAAAACAAGATAAGAATGCAAAGTGGACAAATATCGATGAAAAACTTACGGACAAAAACGGACGTATTGGAGATTTCATTAAGGCAGACGGAAAAGATCATACTGGAATTTATAAGTTAACATTCCACACAGAGCCTTATTTCGAAAAAGCGGGACAGAAATCCTTTTATCCTTTTATCGAAATTGTATTTGAACTGAAAGATAATGAGCATTACCATGTTCCAATCACACTTTCTCCTTTTGGTTACTCCACTTATAGAGGAAATTAA
- a CDS encoding GlcG/HbpS family heme-binding protein, producing MNNRKKILGSALFLLFAYSASAQYIVKSSELNQEGALEIAKQANLEAQKINKKVSVAVLNSSGVTILLLKGDSVGPHNTEASRRKAYTSLSTKTPSLQLMKNAEESKDAKNLNTLPELLLLGGGTPIWKDGNLVGSIGVSGGGGSENDNNIAIKAVENLGFKISQ from the coding sequence ATGAACAATAGAAAAAAAATCTTAGGAAGCGCTCTTTTTTTACTCTTCGCTTATTCTGCATCAGCACAATACATAGTAAAATCGAGTGAATTAAATCAAGAAGGCGCATTAGAAATTGCAAAACAAGCCAACTTAGAAGCACAAAAAATCAACAAGAAAGTTTCTGTTGCTGTTTTGAATTCGTCAGGTGTTACTATTTTGTTGCTTAAAGGTGACTCAGTGGGTCCGCATAACACAGAAGCATCACGAAGAAAAGCATACACCTCATTATCTACTAAAACCCCAAGTTTGCAGCTGATGAAGAATGCTGAAGAAAGCAAAGATGCTAAAAATTTGAATACTTTGCCTGAATTGCTGCTATTAGGTGGAGGAACACCAATCTGGAAAGATGGAAATTTGGTAGGAAGCATAGGCGTTTCTGGTGGCGGTGGATCAGAAAACGACAACAACATAGCTATTAAAGCAGTAGAAAATCTAGGTTTTAAAATAAGTCAATAA
- a CDS encoding efflux RND transporter permease subunit, whose protein sequence is MIKWFSLGFWELVARIVLRNRILMLSILVVITALLALQWKNIQFSFTEANLLPDDHIVNKEYNAFLDKFGEEGNLIVVGVKDDAFFTPKAFAAWNKLMSEIKVQKEVDLVISVNDLKQLKKNDSLKTFELLPFIDTNKASNPEYLKSIQKDLFENMPFYEGLLFNKKSGSIRSAIYLDKKIVNTAHRKDYIVKDFIPKIDAFEKETGIDLRVSGMPYIRTLNALSIVNEISLFIGASLLLTSLIFFFFFRSFRATLIAIVIVIIGVMWTFGLLGLFNYQITVLTALVPTLVIVIGIPNCIFLTNKYQQEYSAHKNKARALQRVITKVGTATLMTNLTTAAGFATFIITSSQLLKEFGIISSLSIVSLFFLCLIVIPIYYSYQPVPKQKHLEHLNRNYTRVFINWIAKTVKYNRKYVYIVALIIFVVSTVGALKIKTSGSLIEDMPKNTSFYKDILFFEKEFEGIMPLEITVDTKRKKGVMNLSTLKRMDELQETIEEIPELSKPVSILNLVKYSKQAYYNGNPEYYDLPTSQEQSFILSYAKNATKNSKDNLMKSYVDSTGQVARITTFMRDIGTGNMAKIENELWAKANKVFPKERYNVVMTGKALVFEKGTQYLLDNLVTSLLFAVFLISLLMVFMFRSFKMVVVSLIPNLLPLVITAGLMGYFGIPLKPSTILVFSIAFGLSVDDTIHFLAQYRQELKKNNWKIKKSVFATIKESGISMFYTSVVLFVGFSVFMLSDFGGTVALGGLIAVTLAFGMLSNLMLLPCLVLTLNKSLANKQEFMEPTIDILNNPNEKDHEDLDITK, encoded by the coding sequence ATGATTAAATGGTTTAGTTTAGGATTTTGGGAACTAGTAGCTCGAATTGTCCTCAGAAACAGAATTTTAATGTTATCCATTCTTGTCGTGATAACAGCTCTTTTAGCATTACAGTGGAAAAACATACAGTTTTCATTTACAGAGGCTAATTTACTTCCGGACGATCATATCGTTAACAAAGAATACAATGCTTTTTTAGATAAATTTGGAGAAGAAGGCAACCTAATTGTTGTTGGCGTAAAAGATGACGCTTTCTTCACACCAAAAGCTTTTGCTGCTTGGAACAAATTAATGTCAGAGATCAAAGTGCAAAAAGAGGTTGACTTAGTAATATCTGTCAACGATCTTAAGCAACTTAAAAAAAATGATAGTCTAAAAACTTTTGAACTCCTGCCTTTTATTGATACCAACAAAGCAAGTAATCCGGAATACTTGAAGAGCATCCAAAAAGACTTGTTTGAAAACATGCCTTTTTATGAAGGATTACTTTTTAATAAAAAGAGTGGTAGCATCCGTTCAGCAATATACTTAGACAAAAAAATAGTTAATACGGCACATCGTAAGGACTATATAGTTAAAGATTTTATCCCAAAAATTGATGCTTTCGAAAAAGAGACTGGTATTGATTTACGCGTTTCCGGAATGCCATACATCCGCACATTGAACGCGCTGAGTATTGTAAACGAAATTAGTTTATTCATTGGTGCCTCATTATTACTTACTTCACTAATATTTTTCTTCTTTTTCCGCTCGTTCAGAGCTACATTAATTGCGATTGTAATTGTAATTATCGGTGTTATGTGGACTTTTGGATTGTTAGGTCTATTTAATTACCAAATTACTGTTCTTACTGCACTTGTCCCAACATTGGTTATCGTGATTGGCATTCCCAATTGTATTTTTCTAACCAATAAATACCAACAAGAATACAGTGCTCATAAAAATAAGGCAAGAGCTTTACAGCGCGTCATTACTAAAGTAGGAACAGCAACTTTAATGACTAATCTAACAACCGCAGCCGGATTTGCAACTTTTATAATCACAAGTAGTCAATTATTAAAGGAGTTTGGTATTATATCATCACTGAGCATTGTGTCACTATTCTTTCTATGCTTAATAGTGATTCCTATTTATTACAGTTACCAACCCGTTCCTAAACAAAAACACTTAGAGCATTTAAATCGTAATTATACTCGCGTATTTATCAACTGGATTGCAAAAACAGTAAAATACAACAGGAAGTACGTATATATCGTTGCCCTAATTATATTTGTAGTAAGTACAGTAGGTGCGCTAAAGATTAAAACTTCTGGAAGTTTAATCGAAGACATGCCTAAGAATACTAGTTTCTACAAAGACATTTTATTTTTCGAAAAAGAATTTGAAGGAATAATGCCGCTTGAGATTACGGTTGATACCAAAAGAAAAAAGGGTGTCATGAATTTGTCTACCTTAAAACGAATGGACGAACTTCAAGAAACTATAGAAGAAATTCCAGAACTTTCTAAGCCTGTATCAATACTAAATTTGGTTAAATATTCAAAACAAGCCTACTATAACGGCAATCCTGAATATTACGACTTACCTACCTCACAAGAGCAAAGTTTTATTTTAAGTTATGCTAAAAATGCTACTAAAAACAGCAAGGATAACTTGATGAAAAGCTATGTGGATAGCACAGGACAAGTAGCTAGAATTACTACTTTTATGCGAGATATTGGCACGGGAAATATGGCTAAAATCGAGAACGAACTTTGGGCGAAAGCTAATAAAGTTTTCCCCAAAGAACGCTACAATGTAGTTATGACTGGTAAAGCATTAGTTTTTGAAAAAGGAACACAGTACTTACTAGACAATTTAGTTACTTCTTTACTATTTGCGGTATTCTTGATTTCGTTATTAATGGTTTTCATGTTCCGTTCTTTCAAAATGGTTGTGGTTTCTTTGATTCCAAATTTACTGCCATTAGTAATTACTGCTGGATTAATGGGCTATTTTGGCATTCCTTTAAAGCCGTCTACCATTTTAGTGTTTAGTATTGCATTCGGACTTTCAGTAGATGATACGATTCACTTTTTAGCACAATATCGTCAGGAGTTAAAGAAAAATAATTGGAAAATTAAAAAATCCGTTTTTGCTACTATTAAGGAATCTGGAATAAGCATGTTTTATACTTCGGTAGTTTTATTTGTTGGTTTTTCTGTATTCATGTTATCTGATTTTGGCGGAACTGTCGCTCTTGGAGGTTTGATTGCAGTAACGCTCGCCTTTGGTATGTTGTCTAACTTGATGTTATTGCCTTGTTTAGTTTTAACACTAAATAAATCTTTAGCTAACAAACAAGAATTTATGGAACCAACTATTGATATTTTAAATAATCCAAATGAAAAGGATCATGAAGATCTGGATATAACCAAATAG
- a CDS encoding DMT family transporter encodes MNWILLIIGGLFEVGFATCLGKAKETSGTTSTLWLLGFLTCLAISMLLLYKATQTLPIGTAYAVWTGIGAVGTVLVGIFVFKEPADFWRIFFITTLISSIIGLKFVSNT; translated from the coding sequence ATGAATTGGATTTTATTGATTATTGGTGGTCTTTTTGAAGTTGGTTTTGCCACCTGTTTAGGGAAAGCCAAAGAAACTTCGGGTACGACATCAACGTTGTGGTTGTTAGGATTTTTAACATGTTTGGCGATAAGTATGCTATTGCTTTATAAGGCGACACAAACACTACCTATAGGAACGGCTTACGCGGTTTGGACTGGAATAGGAGCCGTAGGAACAGTGTTAGTTGGGATTTTTGTATTTAAAGAACCTGCTGATTTCTGGAGAATATTTTTTATCACAACACTAATTAGTTCAATAATTGGACTGAAATTTGTTTCAAATACGTAG
- the frr gene encoding ribosome recycling factor, with protein sequence MTEEIEFILDSTKESMTGSVAHLEKEFLNIRAGKASPAMLGSVFVDYYGSATPLSQVSKISVPDARTITLQPFEKNMLQAIEKAIMIANIGFNPMNNGDVIIISVPALTEERRRELAKQAKVESEDAKVGIRNARKDANTDIKKLEKDGTSEDICKSAEEEVQNLTNAFIKKIDELLVQKEAEIMKV encoded by the coding sequence ATGACTGAAGAAATTGAATTTATATTAGATAGTACCAAAGAATCTATGACAGGTTCTGTTGCGCATTTAGAAAAGGAATTTTTGAATATCCGTGCTGGAAAAGCATCTCCGGCAATGCTTGGGAGTGTTTTTGTAGATTATTACGGATCAGCAACTCCACTTTCACAAGTTTCTAAAATTAGCGTTCCTGATGCGAGAACAATTACTTTGCAGCCTTTTGAAAAAAACATGCTACAAGCAATCGAAAAAGCAATTATGATTGCAAATATCGGGTTTAACCCAATGAACAATGGCGATGTAATTATCATTAGTGTTCCCGCATTAACTGAAGAAAGAAGACGTGAACTTGCTAAACAAGCTAAAGTAGAATCTGAGGATGCTAAAGTAGGTATCAGAAACGCTCGTAAAGATGCTAATACTGATATTAAAAAATTAGAAAAAGACGGAACATCTGAAGACATTTGCAAAAGTGCTGAAGAAGAAGTTCAAAACTTAACTAATGCTTTTATCAAAAAAATTGACGAACTGCTAGTTCAAAAAGAAGCTGAAATCATGAAGGTTTAA
- the pyrH gene encoding UMP kinase: MKYKRILLKLSGEALMGDLQYGIDPKRLDEYADEIKQIHEKGIEIAIVIGGGNIFRGVAGASAGMDRVQGDYMGMLATVINGMALQGALEGKGMKTRLQTALKMESIAEPYIKRRADRHLEKGRIVIFGAGTGNPYFTTDTAAVLRGIEINADVILKGTRVDGVYDCDPEKNASAVKFDFISFEDVLKKGLNVMDTTAFTLSQENKLPIVVFDMNTEGNLLKICEGQNIGTVVNI, translated from the coding sequence ATGAAATATAAAAGAATTCTTCTAAAACTAAGTGGTGAAGCCTTAATGGGTGATTTACAATACGGAATTGATCCTAAAAGACTAGATGAATATGCTGATGAAATCAAGCAAATCCACGAGAAAGGAATTGAAATCGCTATTGTTATAGGTGGTGGAAACATTTTTAGAGGAGTTGCTGGAGCAAGTGCAGGAATGGACAGAGTGCAAGGAGATTACATGGGAATGCTTGCAACTGTTATCAACGGAATGGCATTACAAGGCGCATTAGAAGGAAAAGGGATGAAAACCCGTTTACAAACTGCGTTAAAAATGGAGTCTATCGCTGAACCATACATTAAACGAAGAGCAGACCGTCATCTTGAAAAAGGGCGAATTGTAATTTTTGGAGCAGGAACAGGAAATCCTTATTTTACAACAGATACTGCTGCAGTTTTACGTGGAATAGAAATCAATGCTGATGTTATCCTAAAAGGAACAAGAGTAGATGGAGTTTACGATTGTGATCCAGAAAAAAATGCAAGTGCTGTTAAATTTGATTTTATTTCATTTGAAGACGTACTTAAAAAAGGACTTAATGTAATGGACACCACTGCATTTACCTTGAGCCAAGAAAACAAACTACCAATTGTTGTTTTTGACATGAACACTGAAGGGAATCTATTAAAAATTTGCGAAGGACAAAACATAGGAACCGTAGTAAACATTTAA
- a CDS encoding patatin-like phospholipase family protein: protein MDLKTKSIGLILSGGGSKGLAHAGVIKFLEEQNIIPDRIAGTSAGSIVGALYAWGKTPEEILTFFKSIYLFHWKHLTFKKAGLIDSESFKHYFYSIFKDAVLGELKIPLQITATDMVRGKLKVFGPDTKIVDAILASSAFPGIMSPYEIKGNLYSDGGILNHFPTDILQGHCETLIGIYVSPIQKIEAKDLNSIKAVTTRAFDILSANSNMHKFNNCDWVIEPKDLSLYSTFETNKIKMDAVFKIGYEAAKESYEKLNL, encoded by the coding sequence ATGGATTTAAAAACAAAGTCAATAGGACTGATACTTTCTGGTGGCGGTTCTAAAGGTTTGGCACACGCCGGAGTAATTAAGTTTTTAGAAGAACAAAACATCATTCCAGATCGCATAGCTGGAACGAGTGCAGGTTCAATCGTTGGCGCATTATACGCTTGGGGAAAAACACCCGAAGAAATTCTCACCTTCTTTAAATCAATCTATCTTTTTCACTGGAAACACCTCACTTTTAAAAAAGCAGGCTTAATTGACTCCGAATCATTCAAGCATTATTTTTACAGTATTTTTAAAGATGCCGTATTAGGCGAATTAAAAATTCCGTTACAAATTACTGCTACCGATATGGTACGAGGTAAATTAAAAGTTTTTGGTCCAGATACTAAAATCGTTGATGCCATATTAGCTTCTTCTGCCTTTCCTGGAATCATGTCACCGTACGAAATCAAAGGAAATTTATACAGTGATGGAGGCATTTTGAATCATTTTCCAACGGATATCCTACAAGGACACTGCGAAACTCTAATAGGTATCTATGTAAGTCCTATTCAAAAAATTGAAGCAAAAGATTTGAATTCGATAAAAGCAGTTACCACTAGAGCTTTCGACATACTATCAGCAAACTCAAATATGCATAAGTTTAATAATTGTGATTGGGTTATTGAGCCAAAGGATTTGTCGCTTTATAGCACTTTTGAAACTAACAAAATTAAGATGGATGCGGTTTTTAAAATTGGCTATGAAGCCGCAAAAGAATCCTACGAAAAACTTAATTTATAA
- a CDS encoding thioredoxin family protein — MKTAIAKALFNSHPYLEYRKLVSDLLLENKSTGNEQSDDLTNYSTLNETRMNRLDKTMKITDENSLKLKSLEREYIWLVISEGWCGDAAQLLPVVNKMAIESGKIELRIVLRDENEDLMNLFLTNKSKSIPIVIIVDKQTGELMGHWGPRPQGAIALIQDYKKEFGVVDETAKTNLQLWYLHDKGLSSQKEIIDMMLEIES; from the coding sequence ATGAAAACTGCAATAGCTAAGGCATTATTTAATAGTCACCCTTATTTAGAATATAGAAAATTAGTTTCCGATTTATTATTGGAAAATAAATCAACAGGTAATGAACAATCGGATGATTTAACTAATTACAGTACACTGAACGAAACGAGAATGAATCGTTTAGATAAAACAATGAAAATAACAGATGAAAATAGTCTTAAACTAAAATCTTTAGAGAGAGAATATATCTGGTTGGTAATTTCGGAGGGCTGGTGCGGTGATGCCGCTCAATTGTTGCCAGTTGTTAATAAAATGGCAATAGAATCAGGAAAAATAGAGTTAAGAATTGTTTTGAGAGATGAGAATGAGGATTTAATGAATTTGTTTTTGACGAATAAATCAAAATCAATTCCAATCGTTATTATTGTTGATAAACAAACAGGAGAATTAATGGGCCATTGGGGGCCAAGACCTCAAGGTGCGATTGCTTTAATACAAGATTATAAAAAGGAGTTTGGTGTTGTTGACGAAACCGCAAAAACTAATTTACAACTGTGGTATTTACACGATAAAGGATTGAGTAGTCAGAAAGAAATAATTGATATGATGTTAGAAATAGAGTCGTAA
- the truB gene encoding tRNA pseudouridine(55) synthase TruB has product MNTVEDYLNGQIILIDKPLNWTSFQAVNKLKYALINKLGLPKKFKIGHAGTLDPLATGLLLVCTGKFTKRITELQGQAKEYTGTFYIGATTPSYDLETEIDQIYPTSHIDEDLIHETIKQFLGEIDQKPPIYSAIKKDGVRLYEHARAGEIIEIAFRKTTIHEFEITRIALPEIDFRVVCSKGTYIRSLAYDFGKAMNSGSHLTALRRTKIGDYNVIDGIDVTAFEDSLTTDV; this is encoded by the coding sequence TTGAATACAGTTGAAGATTATCTTAATGGCCAAATTATACTTATTGACAAACCTTTGAATTGGACTTCTTTTCAGGCAGTTAATAAATTAAAATATGCGCTGATTAACAAACTTGGTCTGCCAAAAAAATTTAAGATTGGTCACGCCGGAACCTTAGATCCTCTAGCAACTGGATTGTTATTAGTGTGCACCGGAAAATTTACTAAAAGAATTACTGAACTTCAAGGTCAAGCAAAAGAATATACTGGAACATTTTATATCGGAGCCACTACTCCATCATATGATTTAGAAACTGAAATTGATCAAATCTATCCTACTTCACACATTGACGAGGATTTGATTCATGAAACAATTAAACAATTTCTTGGCGAAATAGATCAAAAACCGCCTATTTATTCTGCGATAAAAAAAGATGGTGTTCGATTATACGAACACGCGCGTGCTGGAGAAATTATTGAAATTGCGTTCAGAAAGACTACCATTCACGAATTTGAAATAACTAGAATTGCGCTTCCAGAAATCGATTTTAGGGTAGTTTGTAGCAAAGGAACTTATATACGTTCATTAGCGTATGATTTTGGAAAAGCGATGAATTCAGGATCTCATTTAACGGCTTTACGTCGAACAAAAATTGGCGATTACAACGTTATTGACGGAATCGATGTTACCGCTTTTGAAGATAGTTTGACGACGGATGTTTAA
- a CDS encoding undecaprenyl-diphosphate phosphatase, translated as MNTLQAFLIAIIEGLTEYLPISSTAHMVFLSSYFGIQEDDFVKLFQVSIQFGAILAVVALYWKKFFDFTKFNFYIKLVCAVIPALVLGKLFDDKIEAVLGDPIPIAIVLILGGIILLFIDSRFKNPTVVREEDITIKKAVTIGFWQCLAMMPGTSRSAASIIGGMQQGLTRHVAAEFSFFLAVPTMMAVTCYSLFLKTYETSQMKGYELILKSNENIQLFLIGNVVAFIVAVIAIKFFIEIIKKYGFKPWGWYRIIVGLFLLIYFSYFK; from the coding sequence ATGAATACTTTACAAGCATTTTTAATTGCTATAATAGAAGGATTAACTGAATATCTTCCTATTTCCTCAACTGCACACATGGTTTTTCTTAGTTCTTATTTTGGAATTCAAGAAGATGATTTTGTAAAACTTTTCCAAGTTTCTATTCAATTTGGAGCCATTCTAGCTGTAGTTGCTTTGTACTGGAAGAAATTTTTCGATTTCACTAAATTTAATTTTTATATTAAACTCGTTTGTGCTGTAATCCCAGCTCTAGTATTAGGGAAATTATTTGATGACAAGATCGAAGCCGTTTTAGGAGATCCTATTCCTATTGCTATTGTATTAATTCTAGGCGGAATAATTCTACTTTTTATCGACAGTCGTTTTAAAAACCCAACTGTTGTTAGAGAAGAAGATATTACTATAAAAAAAGCAGTAACTATTGGTTTTTGGCAATGTTTAGCAATGATGCCAGGAACAAGTCGCTCAGCAGCATCAATAATTGGCGGAATGCAACAAGGATTAACGCGTCATGTAGCTGCAGAATTTTCTTTTTTTCTAGCAGTACCTACCATGATGGCAGTTACTTGTTATTCTCTTTTCTTGAAAACCTACGAAACTTCACAAATGAAGGGTTACGAATTGATTTTAAAGTCTAACGAGAACATTCAGTTATTCCTTATTGGCAATGTCGTTGCGTTTATAGTTGCCGTTATCGCAATTAAATTTTTCATTGAAATTATCAAAAAATACGGTTTCAAACCTTGGGGATGGTACCGAATCATTGTTGGTTTATTTCTATTGATTTACTTTTCATATTTTAAATAA
- a CDS encoding DUF3098 domain-containing protein, translating into MKNNEQKSEFLFNNINYKILLVGIAVIALGFILMSGGGSDDPNVFSDAIFNFRRIRLAPTTVLIGFGITIYAILKNPKKA; encoded by the coding sequence ATGAAAAATAACGAACAGAAATCTGAATTTCTATTTAACAACATAAATTACAAAATTCTACTAGTTGGAATTGCAGTTATCGCTTTAGGATTTATCCTAATGTCAGGCGGCGGAAGTGATGATCCAAATGTTTTTAGTGATGCTATCTTTAATTTCAGAAGAATTAGATTAGCACCAACCACTGTTTTAATAGGTTTTGGGATAACCATTTATGCCATTCTTAAAAATCCAAAAAAAGCATAA
- a CDS encoding cell division protein FtsX — protein sequence MSSSFDNFQKRRLISSYFSVVLSVFLVLFLLGILGLFIINSKKLANDFRENIAMTVFFKNEANDSILKNFGTELKANRFVKSYNFVAKDAAAKQHTDIIGEDFMTFLGENPLQNSYDIHLKADYVVKDSIAKIETSLRKNAMVSDIVYDKQLVNLVNDNIKKVSSWILIISGFLAIIAVLLINSSLRLSIHSNRFIIKTMQMVGATKSFIRKPFVMRSIKLGMIGAVLAVLALIGVLLYVQSNFPGLGILDDKASIGMILLAVLGVGVLITWLSTYSATQRFLNLRTDDLY from the coding sequence ATGAGCTCTTCCTTTGATAATTTTCAAAAACGCCGATTAATTTCCTCCTATTTTTCAGTAGTACTAAGTGTATTCTTAGTTTTATTTCTATTGGGAATTTTAGGTCTTTTTATCATAAATTCTAAAAAATTAGCTAACGATTTCAGAGAAAATATTGCCATGACAGTATTTTTCAAAAATGAAGCTAACGATAGTATTTTGAAAAATTTTGGAACGGAATTAAAAGCAAATCGTTTTGTAAAATCTTACAATTTCGTTGCAAAAGATGCAGCTGCAAAACAGCATACAGATATCATTGGCGAGGACTTTATGACCTTCCTTGGCGAAAACCCACTTCAAAACTCATATGATATTCACTTAAAAGCAGACTACGTAGTTAAGGACAGTATTGCAAAAATTGAAACTAGTTTACGTAAAAATGCTATGGTTTCAGATATTGTTTACGATAAACAATTAGTGAATTTAGTAAATGATAATATCAAAAAAGTAAGTTCTTGGATTTTAATAATCAGCGGATTTCTTGCTATAATCGCCGTTCTACTTATTAATAGTTCACTGCGTTTATCTATTCACTCAAATCGATTTATTATCAAAACGATGCAAATGGTTGGTGCGACAAAGTCTTTCATCAGAAAACCTTTTGTAATGCGAAGTATTAAATTAGGAATGATTGGAGCAGTTTTAGCAGTTTTAGCATTGATAGGAGTACTACTTTATGTACAAAGCAACTTTCCAGGTCTTGGTATATTAGATGATAAAGCTTCTATAGGAATGATTTTACTAGCTGTTTTAGGAGTTGGTGTATTAATTACTTGGTTAAGCACGTATTCTGCAACACAACGATTCTTGAATTTAAGAACTGACGACCTTTATTAA